One window of the Camelus ferus isolate YT-003-E chromosome 12, BCGSAC_Cfer_1.0, whole genome shotgun sequence genome contains the following:
- the HDAC10 gene encoding polyamine deacetylase HDAC10 isoform X6 — protein sequence MGTALVYHEDMTAARLLWEDPECEIECPQRLTAALEGLQQRGLEQRCLRLVAREASEAELGLVHSPEYVALLRGTQALGTQELQALSGQYDAVYFHPRTFHCARLAVGAALQLVDAVMTGAVRNGLALVRPPGHHSQRAAANGFCVFNSVAIAARHAKQKHGLHRVLIVDWDVHHGQGTQYIFEDDPSVLYFSWHRYEHRRFWPYLRESDADAVGQGQGLGFTVNLPWNQVGMGNADYMAAFLHVLLPLAFEFDPELVLVSAGFDSAIGDPEGQMQATPECFAHLTQLLQVLADGRCPGVYPECPGSPGPLLDEPPAARPHKALAQDKALTALGKVLYLLDRLLDGQVSSGIAATPAPATAATLDVAIRCGLSHGAQRLLCVAVGQLDRPPDLTDDGRNLWLNIGGKEAAAPSTFHVCVPLPGTTGGFLNCVLALVLPLAYSFQPDLVLVALGPAHGLRDPQAALLTALLRGPAGGRVLALIDEESTPQLVGVLARVLHGEAPPSLGPFSMASPEDMQALMRLRGPLEPQWKMLQVAASP from the exons ATGGGGACCGCACTTGTGTACCATGAGGACATGACAGCCGCCCGGCTGCTCTGGGAGGA ccccGAATGCGAGATCGAGTGTCCCCAGCGCCTGACTGCAGCTCTGGAGGGCCTGCAGCAGCGTGGCCTGGAGCAGAGGTGTCTGCGGCTGGTAGCCCGGGAAgcctcagaggcagagctgggcctggtgCACAG CCCAGAGTATGTGGCCCTGTTGCGGGGGACCCAGGCCTTGGGCACCCAGGAGCTCCAGGCCCTGTCTGGACAGTACGATGCCGTCTACTTCCATCCG AGGACCTTCCACTGTGCCCGCCTGGCAGTGGGTGCTGCGCTGCAGCTGGTGGACGCAGTGATGACGGGAGCTGTGCGCAATGGGCTTGCTCTGGTGAG gcctcctgggcaCCACAGCCAGCGGGCTGCCGCCAATGGATTCTGTGTGTTCAACAGTGTGGCCATAGCGGCCAGACATGCCAAGCAGAAACACGGACTGCACAG GGTCCTCATCGTTGACTGGGATGTTCACCATGGCCAGGGCACCCAGTATATCTTTGAGGATGACCCCAG CGTCCTTTACTTCTCCTGGCACCGCTATGAGCACAGGCGCTTCTGGCCTTATCTGCGAGAGTCAGATGCAGATGCTgtcgggcaggggcagggccttgGCTTTACTGTCAACCTCCCCTGGAACCAG GTCGGGATGGGAAATGCTGACTACATGGCTGCCTTCCTGCACGTGCTGCTGCCCCTGGCCTTTGAG TTCGACCCTGAGCTGGTCCTAGTCTCCGCAGGATTTGACTCAGCAATCGGAGATCCTGAG GGGCAGATGCAGGCCACGCCAGAGTGCTTTGCCCACCTCACTCAGCTGCTGCAGGTGCTGGCTGACGGCAGG TGCCCTGGAGTCTATCCAGAGTGTCCGGGCAGCCCAGGCCCCTTACTGGATGAGCCTCCAGCAGCAAG GCCACACAAGGCCCTGGCCCAGGACAAGGCCCTCACTGCACTGGGGAAGGTCCTGTATCTCTTGGACAGGCTCCTGGATGGACAG GTGAGCAGTGGGATTGcagccaccccagcccctgccacagCGGCCACCCTGGACGTGGCCATTCGGTGTGGCCTGTCCCATGGAGCCCAGAG GCTGCTTTGTGTGGCTGTGGGACAGCTGGATCGGCCCCCAGATCTCACTGATGATGG GAGGAATCTGTGGCTGAACATCGGGGGCAAGGAGGCAGCTGCCCCGTCCACATTCCACGTGTGTGTGCCCCTGCCAGGG ACGACTGGTGGTTTCCTGAACTGTGTCCTGGCCTTGGTGCTGCCCCTGGCCTACAGCTTCCAGCCTGACTTGGTGCTGGTGGCACTGGGGCCCGCCCATGGCTTGCGGGATCCCCAAGCTGCACTCCTGACTGCACTGCTGCGGGGCCCAGCAGGGGGCCGAGTCTTGGCCCTTATAGATGAG GAATCCACACCCCAGCTTGTGGGGGTCCTGGCCCGGGTGCTGCATGGAGAGGCACCCCCTAGCCTGGGCCCCTTCTCCATGGCCTCCCCAGAGGACATGCAGGCCCTGATGCGCCTGAGAGGGCCACTGGAGCCACAGTGGAAGATGCTGCAGGTGGCcg CGTCTCCTTGA
- the HDAC10 gene encoding polyamine deacetylase HDAC10 isoform X7, whose product MGTALVYHEDMTAARLLWEDPECEIECPQRLTAALEGLQQRGLEQRCLRLVAREASEAELGLVHSPEYVALLRGTQALGTQELQALSGQYDAVYFHPRTFHCARLAVGAALQLVDAVMTGAVRNGLALVRPPGHHSQRAAANGFCVFNSVAIAARHAKQKHGLHRVLIVDWDVHHGQGTQYIFEDDPSVLYFSWHRYEHRRFWPYLRESDADAVGQGQGLGFTVNLPWNQVGMGNADYMAAFLHVLLPLAFEFDPELVLVSAGFDSAIGDPEGQMQATPECFAHLTQLLQCPGVYPECPGSPGPLLDEPPAARPHKALAQDKALTALGKVLYLLDRLLDGQVSSGIAATPAPATAATLDVAIRCGLSHGAQRLLCVAVGQLDRPPDLTDDGRNLWLNIGGKEAAAPSTFHVCVPLPGTTGGFLNCVLALVLPLAYSFQPDLVLVALGPAHGLRDPQAALLTALLRGPAGGRVLALIDEESTPQLVGVLARVLHGEAPPSLGPFSMASPEDMQALMRLRGPLEPQWKMLQVAASP is encoded by the exons ATGGGGACCGCACTTGTGTACCATGAGGACATGACAGCCGCCCGGCTGCTCTGGGAGGA ccccGAATGCGAGATCGAGTGTCCCCAGCGCCTGACTGCAGCTCTGGAGGGCCTGCAGCAGCGTGGCCTGGAGCAGAGGTGTCTGCGGCTGGTAGCCCGGGAAgcctcagaggcagagctgggcctggtgCACAG CCCAGAGTATGTGGCCCTGTTGCGGGGGACCCAGGCCTTGGGCACCCAGGAGCTCCAGGCCCTGTCTGGACAGTACGATGCCGTCTACTTCCATCCG AGGACCTTCCACTGTGCCCGCCTGGCAGTGGGTGCTGCGCTGCAGCTGGTGGACGCAGTGATGACGGGAGCTGTGCGCAATGGGCTTGCTCTGGTGAG gcctcctgggcaCCACAGCCAGCGGGCTGCCGCCAATGGATTCTGTGTGTTCAACAGTGTGGCCATAGCGGCCAGACATGCCAAGCAGAAACACGGACTGCACAG GGTCCTCATCGTTGACTGGGATGTTCACCATGGCCAGGGCACCCAGTATATCTTTGAGGATGACCCCAG CGTCCTTTACTTCTCCTGGCACCGCTATGAGCACAGGCGCTTCTGGCCTTATCTGCGAGAGTCAGATGCAGATGCTgtcgggcaggggcagggccttgGCTTTACTGTCAACCTCCCCTGGAACCAG GTCGGGATGGGAAATGCTGACTACATGGCTGCCTTCCTGCACGTGCTGCTGCCCCTGGCCTTTGAG TTCGACCCTGAGCTGGTCCTAGTCTCCGCAGGATTTGACTCAGCAATCGGAGATCCTGAG GGGCAGATGCAGGCCACGCCAGAGTGCTTTGCCCACCTCACTCAGCTGCTGCAG TGCCCTGGAGTCTATCCAGAGTGTCCGGGCAGCCCAGGCCCCTTACTGGATGAGCCTCCAGCAGCAAG GCCACACAAGGCCCTGGCCCAGGACAAGGCCCTCACTGCACTGGGGAAGGTCCTGTATCTCTTGGACAGGCTCCTGGATGGACAG GTGAGCAGTGGGATTGcagccaccccagcccctgccacagCGGCCACCCTGGACGTGGCCATTCGGTGTGGCCTGTCCCATGGAGCCCAGAG GCTGCTTTGTGTGGCTGTGGGACAGCTGGATCGGCCCCCAGATCTCACTGATGATGG GAGGAATCTGTGGCTGAACATCGGGGGCAAGGAGGCAGCTGCCCCGTCCACATTCCACGTGTGTGTGCCCCTGCCAGGG ACGACTGGTGGTTTCCTGAACTGTGTCCTGGCCTTGGTGCTGCCCCTGGCCTACAGCTTCCAGCCTGACTTGGTGCTGGTGGCACTGGGGCCCGCCCATGGCTTGCGGGATCCCCAAGCTGCACTCCTGACTGCACTGCTGCGGGGCCCAGCAGGGGGCCGAGTCTTGGCCCTTATAGATGAG GAATCCACACCCCAGCTTGTGGGGGTCCTGGCCCGGGTGCTGCATGGAGAGGCACCCCCTAGCCTGGGCCCCTTCTCCATGGCCTCCCCAGAGGACATGCAGGCCCTGATGCGCCTGAGAGGGCCACTGGAGCCACAGTGGAAGATGCTGCAGGTGGCcg CGTCTCCTTGA
- the HDAC10 gene encoding polyamine deacetylase HDAC10 isoform X5, producing MGTALVYHEDMTAARLLWEDPECEIECPQRLTAALEGLQQRGLEQRCLRLVAREASEAELGLVHSPEYVALLRGTQALGTQELQALSGQYDAVYFHPRTFHCARLAVGAALQLVDAVMTGAVRNGLALVRPPGHHSQRAAANGFCVFNSVAIAARHAKQKHGLHRVLIVDWDVHHGQGTQYIFEDDPSVLYFSWHRYEHRRFWPYLRESDADAVGQGQGLGFTVNLPWNQVGMGNADYMAAFLHVLLPLAFEFDPELVLVSAGFDSAIGDPEGQMQATPECFAHLTQLLQVLADGRVCAVLECPGVYPECPGSPGPLLDEPPAARPHKALAQDKALTALGKVLYLLDRLLDGQVSSGIAATPAPATAATLDVAIRCGLSHGAQRLLCVAVGQLDRPPDLTDDGRNLWLNIGGKEAAAPSTFHVCVPLPGTTGGFLNCVLALVLPLAYSFQPDLVLVALGPAHGLRDPQAALLTALLRGPAGGRVLALIDEESTPQLVGVLARVLHGEAPPSLGPFSMASPEDMQALMRLRGPLEPQWKMLQVAASP from the exons ATGGGGACCGCACTTGTGTACCATGAGGACATGACAGCCGCCCGGCTGCTCTGGGAGGA ccccGAATGCGAGATCGAGTGTCCCCAGCGCCTGACTGCAGCTCTGGAGGGCCTGCAGCAGCGTGGCCTGGAGCAGAGGTGTCTGCGGCTGGTAGCCCGGGAAgcctcagaggcagagctgggcctggtgCACAG CCCAGAGTATGTGGCCCTGTTGCGGGGGACCCAGGCCTTGGGCACCCAGGAGCTCCAGGCCCTGTCTGGACAGTACGATGCCGTCTACTTCCATCCG AGGACCTTCCACTGTGCCCGCCTGGCAGTGGGTGCTGCGCTGCAGCTGGTGGACGCAGTGATGACGGGAGCTGTGCGCAATGGGCTTGCTCTGGTGAG gcctcctgggcaCCACAGCCAGCGGGCTGCCGCCAATGGATTCTGTGTGTTCAACAGTGTGGCCATAGCGGCCAGACATGCCAAGCAGAAACACGGACTGCACAG GGTCCTCATCGTTGACTGGGATGTTCACCATGGCCAGGGCACCCAGTATATCTTTGAGGATGACCCCAG CGTCCTTTACTTCTCCTGGCACCGCTATGAGCACAGGCGCTTCTGGCCTTATCTGCGAGAGTCAGATGCAGATGCTgtcgggcaggggcagggccttgGCTTTACTGTCAACCTCCCCTGGAACCAG GTCGGGATGGGAAATGCTGACTACATGGCTGCCTTCCTGCACGTGCTGCTGCCCCTGGCCTTTGAG TTCGACCCTGAGCTGGTCCTAGTCTCCGCAGGATTTGACTCAGCAATCGGAGATCCTGAG GGGCAGATGCAGGCCACGCCAGAGTGCTTTGCCCACCTCACTCAGCTGCTGCAGGTGCTGGCTGACGGCAGGGTCTGTGCTGTGCTGGAG TGCCCTGGAGTCTATCCAGAGTGTCCGGGCAGCCCAGGCCCCTTACTGGATGAGCCTCCAGCAGCAAG GCCACACAAGGCCCTGGCCCAGGACAAGGCCCTCACTGCACTGGGGAAGGTCCTGTATCTCTTGGACAGGCTCCTGGATGGACAG GTGAGCAGTGGGATTGcagccaccccagcccctgccacagCGGCCACCCTGGACGTGGCCATTCGGTGTGGCCTGTCCCATGGAGCCCAGAG GCTGCTTTGTGTGGCTGTGGGACAGCTGGATCGGCCCCCAGATCTCACTGATGATGG GAGGAATCTGTGGCTGAACATCGGGGGCAAGGAGGCAGCTGCCCCGTCCACATTCCACGTGTGTGTGCCCCTGCCAGGG ACGACTGGTGGTTTCCTGAACTGTGTCCTGGCCTTGGTGCTGCCCCTGGCCTACAGCTTCCAGCCTGACTTGGTGCTGGTGGCACTGGGGCCCGCCCATGGCTTGCGGGATCCCCAAGCTGCACTCCTGACTGCACTGCTGCGGGGCCCAGCAGGGGGCCGAGTCTTGGCCCTTATAGATGAG GAATCCACACCCCAGCTTGTGGGGGTCCTGGCCCGGGTGCTGCATGGAGAGGCACCCCCTAGCCTGGGCCCCTTCTCCATGGCCTCCCCAGAGGACATGCAGGCCCTGATGCGCCTGAGAGGGCCACTGGAGCCACAGTGGAAGATGCTGCAGGTGGCcg CGTCTCCTTGA
- the HDAC10 gene encoding polyamine deacetylase HDAC10 isoform X4, which yields MGTALVYHEDMTAARLLWEDPEYVALLRGTQALGTQELQALSGQYDAVYFHPRTFHCARLAVGAALQLVDAVMTGAVRNGLALVRPPGHHSQRAAANGFCVFNSVAIAARHAKQKHGLHRVLIVDWDVHHGQGTQYIFEDDPSVLYFSWHRYEHRRFWPYLRESDADAVGQGQGLGFTVNLPWNQVGMGNADYMAAFLHVLLPLAFEFDPELVLVSAGFDSAIGDPEGQMQATPECFAHLTQLLQVLADGRVCAVLEGGYHLESLSQSVCMMVQALLGDPAPPLSGPMVPHGSALESIQSVRAAQAPYWMSLQQQGAAPVLSPSTCSPEGKPSPLLPWGPEFKAAATQTMAALSSLLDKLCLNPTPPVRTAVALTAPDAALVLPPGVLCQERSALPEEMQAWARPHKALAQDKALTALGKVLYLLDRLLDGQVSSGIAATPAPATAATLDVAIRCGLSHGAQRLLCVAVGQLDRPPDLTDDGRNLWLNIGGKEAAAPSTFHVCVPLPGTTGGFLNCVLALVLPLAYSFQPDLVLVALGPAHGLRDPQAALLTALLRGPAGGRVLALIDEESTPQLVGVLARVLHGEAPPSLGPFSMASPEDMQALMRLRGPLEPQWKMLQVAASP from the exons ATGGGGACCGCACTTGTGTACCATGAGGACATGACAGCCGCCCGGCTGCTCTGGGAGGA CCCAGAGTATGTGGCCCTGTTGCGGGGGACCCAGGCCTTGGGCACCCAGGAGCTCCAGGCCCTGTCTGGACAGTACGATGCCGTCTACTTCCATCCG AGGACCTTCCACTGTGCCCGCCTGGCAGTGGGTGCTGCGCTGCAGCTGGTGGACGCAGTGATGACGGGAGCTGTGCGCAATGGGCTTGCTCTGGTGAG gcctcctgggcaCCACAGCCAGCGGGCTGCCGCCAATGGATTCTGTGTGTTCAACAGTGTGGCCATAGCGGCCAGACATGCCAAGCAGAAACACGGACTGCACAG GGTCCTCATCGTTGACTGGGATGTTCACCATGGCCAGGGCACCCAGTATATCTTTGAGGATGACCCCAG CGTCCTTTACTTCTCCTGGCACCGCTATGAGCACAGGCGCTTCTGGCCTTATCTGCGAGAGTCAGATGCAGATGCTgtcgggcaggggcagggccttgGCTTTACTGTCAACCTCCCCTGGAACCAG GTCGGGATGGGAAATGCTGACTACATGGCTGCCTTCCTGCACGTGCTGCTGCCCCTGGCCTTTGAG TTCGACCCTGAGCTGGTCCTAGTCTCCGCAGGATTTGACTCAGCAATCGGAGATCCTGAG GGGCAGATGCAGGCCACGCCAGAGTGCTTTGCCCACCTCACTCAGCTGCTGCAGGTGCTGGCTGACGGCAGGGTCTGTGCTGTGCTGGAG ggTGGCTACCACCTGGAGTCACTCTCCCAGTCTGTGTGCATGATGGTGCAAGCGCTGCTGGGcgaccctgccccacccctgtcAGGGCCCATGGTGCCACACGGCAG TGCCCTGGAGTCTATCCAGAGTGTCCGGGCAGCCCAGGCCCCTTACTGGATGAGCCTCCAGCAGCAAG GTGCAGCCCCTGTACTGAGTCCTAGCACCTGCTCCCCCGAGGGGAAGCCCTCGCCTCTGCTGCCCTGGGGGCCCGAATTCAAGGCAGCAGCTACCCAGACCATGGCTGCCCTGAGCTCCCTCCTGGACAAGCTGTGCCTCAACCCCACGCCCCCTGTCCGCACGGCTGTTGCCTTGACTGCACCAGACGCTGCGCTGGTCCTGCCCCCAGGTGTCCTCTGTCAGGAGAGGTCAGCCCTGCCGGAGGAGATGCAGGCCTGGGCCAG GCCACACAAGGCCCTGGCCCAGGACAAGGCCCTCACTGCACTGGGGAAGGTCCTGTATCTCTTGGACAGGCTCCTGGATGGACAG GTGAGCAGTGGGATTGcagccaccccagcccctgccacagCGGCCACCCTGGACGTGGCCATTCGGTGTGGCCTGTCCCATGGAGCCCAGAG GCTGCTTTGTGTGGCTGTGGGACAGCTGGATCGGCCCCCAGATCTCACTGATGATGG GAGGAATCTGTGGCTGAACATCGGGGGCAAGGAGGCAGCTGCCCCGTCCACATTCCACGTGTGTGTGCCCCTGCCAGGG ACGACTGGTGGTTTCCTGAACTGTGTCCTGGCCTTGGTGCTGCCCCTGGCCTACAGCTTCCAGCCTGACTTGGTGCTGGTGGCACTGGGGCCCGCCCATGGCTTGCGGGATCCCCAAGCTGCACTCCTGACTGCACTGCTGCGGGGCCCAGCAGGGGGCCGAGTCTTGGCCCTTATAGATGAG GAATCCACACCCCAGCTTGTGGGGGTCCTGGCCCGGGTGCTGCATGGAGAGGCACCCCCTAGCCTGGGCCCCTTCTCCATGGCCTCCCCAGAGGACATGCAGGCCCTGATGCGCCTGAGAGGGCCACTGGAGCCACAGTGGAAGATGCTGCAGGTGGCcg CGTCTCCTTGA
- the HDAC10 gene encoding polyamine deacetylase HDAC10 isoform X2: MGTALVYHEDMTAARLLWEDPECEIECPQRLTAALEGLQQRGLEQRCLRLVAREASEAELGLVHSPEYVALLRGTQALGTQELQALSGQYDAVYFHPRTFHCARLAVGAALQLVDAVMTGAVRNGLALVRPPGHHSQRAAANGFCVFNSVAIAARHAKQKHGLHRVLIVDWDVHHGQGTQYIFEDDPSVLYFSWHRYEHRRFWPYLRESDADAVGQGQGLGFTVNLPWNQVGMGNADYMAAFLHVLLPLAFEFDPELVLVSAGFDSAIGDPEGQMQATPECFAHLTQLLQVLADGRVCAVLEGGYHLESLSQSVCMMVQALLGDPAPPLSGPMVPHGSALESIQSVRAAQAPYWMSLQQQGAAPVLSPSTCSPEGKPSPLLPWGPEFKAAATQTMAALSSLLDKLCLNPTPPVRTAVALTAPDAALVLPPGVLCQERSALPEEMQAWARPHKALAQDKALTALGKVLYLLDRLLDGQVSSGIAATPAPATAATLDVAIRCGLSHGAQRLLCVAVGQLDRPPDLTDDGRNLWLNIGGKEAAAPSTFHVCVPLPGTTGGFLNCVLALVLPLAYSFQPDLVLVALGPAHGLRDPQAALLTALLRGPAGGRVLALIDEESTPQLVGVLARVLHGEAPPSLGPFSMASPEDMQALMRLRGPLEPQWKMLQVAASP, encoded by the exons ATGGGGACCGCACTTGTGTACCATGAGGACATGACAGCCGCCCGGCTGCTCTGGGAGGA ccccGAATGCGAGATCGAGTGTCCCCAGCGCCTGACTGCAGCTCTGGAGGGCCTGCAGCAGCGTGGCCTGGAGCAGAGGTGTCTGCGGCTGGTAGCCCGGGAAgcctcagaggcagagctgggcctggtgCACAG CCCAGAGTATGTGGCCCTGTTGCGGGGGACCCAGGCCTTGGGCACCCAGGAGCTCCAGGCCCTGTCTGGACAGTACGATGCCGTCTACTTCCATCCG AGGACCTTCCACTGTGCCCGCCTGGCAGTGGGTGCTGCGCTGCAGCTGGTGGACGCAGTGATGACGGGAGCTGTGCGCAATGGGCTTGCTCTGGTGAG gcctcctgggcaCCACAGCCAGCGGGCTGCCGCCAATGGATTCTGTGTGTTCAACAGTGTGGCCATAGCGGCCAGACATGCCAAGCAGAAACACGGACTGCACAG GGTCCTCATCGTTGACTGGGATGTTCACCATGGCCAGGGCACCCAGTATATCTTTGAGGATGACCCCAG CGTCCTTTACTTCTCCTGGCACCGCTATGAGCACAGGCGCTTCTGGCCTTATCTGCGAGAGTCAGATGCAGATGCTgtcgggcaggggcagggccttgGCTTTACTGTCAACCTCCCCTGGAACCAG GTCGGGATGGGAAATGCTGACTACATGGCTGCCTTCCTGCACGTGCTGCTGCCCCTGGCCTTTGAG TTCGACCCTGAGCTGGTCCTAGTCTCCGCAGGATTTGACTCAGCAATCGGAGATCCTGAG GGGCAGATGCAGGCCACGCCAGAGTGCTTTGCCCACCTCACTCAGCTGCTGCAGGTGCTGGCTGACGGCAGGGTCTGTGCTGTGCTGGAG ggTGGCTACCACCTGGAGTCACTCTCCCAGTCTGTGTGCATGATGGTGCAAGCGCTGCTGGGcgaccctgccccacccctgtcAGGGCCCATGGTGCCACACGGCAG TGCCCTGGAGTCTATCCAGAGTGTCCGGGCAGCCCAGGCCCCTTACTGGATGAGCCTCCAGCAGCAAG GTGCAGCCCCTGTACTGAGTCCTAGCACCTGCTCCCCCGAGGGGAAGCCCTCGCCTCTGCTGCCCTGGGGGCCCGAATTCAAGGCAGCAGCTACCCAGACCATGGCTGCCCTGAGCTCCCTCCTGGACAAGCTGTGCCTCAACCCCACGCCCCCTGTCCGCACGGCTGTTGCCTTGACTGCACCAGACGCTGCGCTGGTCCTGCCCCCAGGTGTCCTCTGTCAGGAGAGGTCAGCCCTGCCGGAGGAGATGCAGGCCTGGGCCAG GCCACACAAGGCCCTGGCCCAGGACAAGGCCCTCACTGCACTGGGGAAGGTCCTGTATCTCTTGGACAGGCTCCTGGATGGACAG GTGAGCAGTGGGATTGcagccaccccagcccctgccacagCGGCCACCCTGGACGTGGCCATTCGGTGTGGCCTGTCCCATGGAGCCCAGAG GCTGCTTTGTGTGGCTGTGGGACAGCTGGATCGGCCCCCAGATCTCACTGATGATGG GAGGAATCTGTGGCTGAACATCGGGGGCAAGGAGGCAGCTGCCCCGTCCACATTCCACGTGTGTGTGCCCCTGCCAGGG ACGACTGGTGGTTTCCTGAACTGTGTCCTGGCCTTGGTGCTGCCCCTGGCCTACAGCTTCCAGCCTGACTTGGTGCTGGTGGCACTGGGGCCCGCCCATGGCTTGCGGGATCCCCAAGCTGCACTCCTGACTGCACTGCTGCGGGGCCCAGCAGGGGGCCGAGTCTTGGCCCTTATAGATGAG GAATCCACACCCCAGCTTGTGGGGGTCCTGGCCCGGGTGCTGCATGGAGAGGCACCCCCTAGCCTGGGCCCCTTCTCCATGGCCTCCCCAGAGGACATGCAGGCCCTGATGCGCCTGAGAGGGCCACTGGAGCCACAGTGGAAGATGCTGCAGGTGGCcg CGTCTCCTTGA
- the HDAC10 gene encoding polyamine deacetylase HDAC10 isoform X3 → MGTALVYHEDMTAARLLWEDPECEIECPQRLTAALEGLQQRGLEQRCLRLVAREASEAELGLVHSPEYVALLRGTQALGTQELQALSGQYDAVYFHPRTFHCARLAVGAALQLVDAVMTGAVRNGLALVRPPGHHSQRAAANGFCVFNSVAIAARHAKQKHGLHRVLIVDWDVHHGQGTQYIFEDDPSVLYFSWHRYEHRRFWPYLRESDADAVGQGQGLGFTVNLPWNQVGMGNADYMAAFLHVLLPLAFEFDPELVLVSAGFDSAIGDPEGQMQATPECFAHLTQLLQVLADGRVCAVLEGGYHLESLSQSVCMMVQALLGDPAPPLSGPMVPHGSALESIQSVRAAQAPYWMSLQQQGAAPVLSPSTCSPEGKPSPLLPWGPEFKAAATQTMAALSSLLDKLCLNPTPPVRTAVALTAPDAALVLPPGVLCQERPHKALAQDKALTALGKVLYLLDRLLDGQVSSGIAATPAPATAATLDVAIRCGLSHGAQRLLCVAVGQLDRPPDLTDDGRNLWLNIGGKEAAAPSTFHVCVPLPGTTGGFLNCVLALVLPLAYSFQPDLVLVALGPAHGLRDPQAALLTALLRGPAGGRVLALIDEESTPQLVGVLARVLHGEAPPSLGPFSMASPEDMQALMRLRGPLEPQWKMLQVAASP, encoded by the exons ATGGGGACCGCACTTGTGTACCATGAGGACATGACAGCCGCCCGGCTGCTCTGGGAGGA ccccGAATGCGAGATCGAGTGTCCCCAGCGCCTGACTGCAGCTCTGGAGGGCCTGCAGCAGCGTGGCCTGGAGCAGAGGTGTCTGCGGCTGGTAGCCCGGGAAgcctcagaggcagagctgggcctggtgCACAG CCCAGAGTATGTGGCCCTGTTGCGGGGGACCCAGGCCTTGGGCACCCAGGAGCTCCAGGCCCTGTCTGGACAGTACGATGCCGTCTACTTCCATCCG AGGACCTTCCACTGTGCCCGCCTGGCAGTGGGTGCTGCGCTGCAGCTGGTGGACGCAGTGATGACGGGAGCTGTGCGCAATGGGCTTGCTCTGGTGAG gcctcctgggcaCCACAGCCAGCGGGCTGCCGCCAATGGATTCTGTGTGTTCAACAGTGTGGCCATAGCGGCCAGACATGCCAAGCAGAAACACGGACTGCACAG GGTCCTCATCGTTGACTGGGATGTTCACCATGGCCAGGGCACCCAGTATATCTTTGAGGATGACCCCAG CGTCCTTTACTTCTCCTGGCACCGCTATGAGCACAGGCGCTTCTGGCCTTATCTGCGAGAGTCAGATGCAGATGCTgtcgggcaggggcagggccttgGCTTTACTGTCAACCTCCCCTGGAACCAG GTCGGGATGGGAAATGCTGACTACATGGCTGCCTTCCTGCACGTGCTGCTGCCCCTGGCCTTTGAG TTCGACCCTGAGCTGGTCCTAGTCTCCGCAGGATTTGACTCAGCAATCGGAGATCCTGAG GGGCAGATGCAGGCCACGCCAGAGTGCTTTGCCCACCTCACTCAGCTGCTGCAGGTGCTGGCTGACGGCAGGGTCTGTGCTGTGCTGGAG ggTGGCTACCACCTGGAGTCACTCTCCCAGTCTGTGTGCATGATGGTGCAAGCGCTGCTGGGcgaccctgccccacccctgtcAGGGCCCATGGTGCCACACGGCAG TGCCCTGGAGTCTATCCAGAGTGTCCGGGCAGCCCAGGCCCCTTACTGGATGAGCCTCCAGCAGCAAG GTGCAGCCCCTGTACTGAGTCCTAGCACCTGCTCCCCCGAGGGGAAGCCCTCGCCTCTGCTGCCCTGGGGGCCCGAATTCAAGGCAGCAGCTACCCAGACCATGGCTGCCCTGAGCTCCCTCCTGGACAAGCTGTGCCTCAACCCCACGCCCCCTGTCCGCACGGCTGTTGCCTTGACTGCACCAGACGCTGCGCTGGTCCTGCCCCCAGGTGTCCTCTGTCAGGAGAG GCCACACAAGGCCCTGGCCCAGGACAAGGCCCTCACTGCACTGGGGAAGGTCCTGTATCTCTTGGACAGGCTCCTGGATGGACAG GTGAGCAGTGGGATTGcagccaccccagcccctgccacagCGGCCACCCTGGACGTGGCCATTCGGTGTGGCCTGTCCCATGGAGCCCAGAG GCTGCTTTGTGTGGCTGTGGGACAGCTGGATCGGCCCCCAGATCTCACTGATGATGG GAGGAATCTGTGGCTGAACATCGGGGGCAAGGAGGCAGCTGCCCCGTCCACATTCCACGTGTGTGTGCCCCTGCCAGGG ACGACTGGTGGTTTCCTGAACTGTGTCCTGGCCTTGGTGCTGCCCCTGGCCTACAGCTTCCAGCCTGACTTGGTGCTGGTGGCACTGGGGCCCGCCCATGGCTTGCGGGATCCCCAAGCTGCACTCCTGACTGCACTGCTGCGGGGCCCAGCAGGGGGCCGAGTCTTGGCCCTTATAGATGAG GAATCCACACCCCAGCTTGTGGGGGTCCTGGCCCGGGTGCTGCATGGAGAGGCACCCCCTAGCCTGGGCCCCTTCTCCATGGCCTCCCCAGAGGACATGCAGGCCCTGATGCGCCTGAGAGGGCCACTGGAGCCACAGTGGAAGATGCTGCAGGTGGCcg CGTCTCCTTGA